A window of Saccopteryx leptura isolate mSacLep1 unplaced genomic scaffold, mSacLep1_pri_phased_curated manual_scaffold_49, whole genome shotgun sequence genomic DNA:
cgggatccacccggcacgcccaccatggggcgacgctctgcccaccagggggcgatgctctgcccatcctgggcgtcgccatattgcgaccagagccactctagcgcctggggcagaggccaaggagccatccccagcacccgggccatctttgctccaatggagccttggctgcgggaggggaagagagagacagagaggaaggagggggggtggagaagcaaatgggcgcttctcctgtgtgccctggccgggaatcgaacccgggtcccccgcacgccaggccgacgctctaccgctgagccaaccggccagggcccgacaGAAAGGGTTTGACTCTCAGCTCTCCTGCTTCAGGGCTGTGTGGCTTTGGAGAAGCCAGTTTACCTCTGAACCTCCATTCAGAGAGTGGACGTCCAGAGGGTAGCCACCTCCTTGTGCTGCTGACTGGACGACCTGAGAGCATGTGCTGGGGGGTCTGGCCTGCGCTCCCTGTGGCCCGAGGAGCCAGGTCACGCAGGCAGGGAGCGTCGTCTGAGCATCGTGTACGTGGCCGCTCCGGGGGTCCAGCGGCACCTGCCGACCCAGACAGACCCTGGGAGGGGCTCGCAGCCTCGCCTCCGGAGGGCCCCACCCTTGTCTGTGTCCCAGCTGTCTGGAGCAGAGGTGAGAGAGGTGCCCCCTCAGAAGGCTTTGGCTGCACCTGGTCACACAGACCGGGGCGGAGTCCCAGTGTTGCCCCTTGGCTACGTCACTTACAGTGTtggagcctctggtgggtgtcCAGCTGCCGGCCTTCCTGCTTCTGGCCTGGCTGTCCTGGGACCTTCTCCTCTGGGGCCTCATTTTCTTCTGGGCGCTTCAGGACTCCCAGCCTTGTCTAGCTCTGACCTCGTAGTGCAACCAGGTGTCGTTTGGGGGTGTGTGGGGCCCCCACTGGTGGGGAGGAGCATGCACAACTCCTCGTCCCCCTGTTCAGGCCAGCTGGCTGAGGGTCCCCTCCTTTTCCAGCTCTGCCCTGCTAAGGCAGGATGAGGGCCCGAGTACCCACAGCCCAGCGCTAATGGCCAGATGGCCTCAGTGCCCACAGAGCCAGGTGGTGCCGTGGCTCCAAGCCTGCAGATGCCTCAGGCTGGCACCAACAGGCCGTCCTGGAGTCAGCTGGGCATCGGAGGAGGGGTAGCCACTGGCCTGTGGGTCCAGAGTCTGGACCAGCCTCACCTGCTGTGGGAATGGTGTTTGTCTGGCCTGGGTGAGGAGCTATGGGCGTGCCCTGCGACCCCCAGGGTGTGTGAACGGCAGGCTGACCTAGTGCTCCCCTGAGTGGGTGGAGGATGGGGACACTTCTGAGTGCTGCCCACGTCCTCTCGTTCAGAGCTGAGGCCCTTGGATGAGGTCAGCCCGTCAGTGGCCCCTCTGAGCACCAGCTAGTGACCAGAAGGGCGAGGGTGTGGCATAGGGGTTTGAGAGTGGATGCCTGGGGTGGAGTCTGTGAGTGTTGGGGGGATGGGTGGGGCCCAGCTTGGGGTGTCCTTGGAAACAGGGCCATTTCTAGGCCCTGGGGGGTGAGTCCACAGAGAACAGAAGAGCAGACTTCCTGTGCTCAGGTGGCTGATGGTCCCAGGGGAGGGACGACAGCGGGCACAACTCCACGCGCGTCATTGCTGCTATTATTAGCACCCCTGGCAGGTCAGAGGTCAGGGAGTGGGGCTACCCTGGGGATCTGAGTGAGCGCGCAGTCctctgaggacacagggaggCCGCAGCGGTGTCCTTGTGACCTTACAGCCGGAGGTGGTGGGAAAGCCTGGGAGGAGAACGCCCAGAGGGAGTCGGAGGAGCAGCCAGCGAGGGGGTCTGGGTGAGGCCCGAGGGGTCCGGGGCTCTGCGGGTGGCCTGGCAGGAGCCAGTGGGGACTCTGAGCCGACGATGGACAGGActagggtgggagggagggaggcagggaaggggtCTGGGTGAGGCCCGAGGGGTCCGGGGCTCTGCAGGGACTCTGAGCCAACGATGGACAGgactaggagggagggagggaggcagggaaggggtCTGGGTGAGGCCCGAGGGGTCCGGGGCTCTGCAGGGACTCTGAGCAGAGGATGGACAGGActagggtgggagggagggaggcagggaaggggtCTGGGTGAGGCCCGAGGGGTCCGGGGCTCTGCAGGGACTCTGAGCAGAGGATGGACAGgactagggagggagggaggcagggagggagctgaGGCGGCTGCCGTGCTGGTCCAGGTGGGTGGTGACGGGCGCCCAGGCTGTGCGGGTGGAAGAAGGTGCTGGGTTCTGAATATGTCTGAGAGCAGAGCAGCCCTCGGTGTGGGAGCAGAGAAGCTGAGGGTGGAGGCAAGGTTTCTGGCTGGAGGTCCCGGGAGGGAGGAGTGGCCATTTTCCAAGCTGACGAGGAGGGTCAGGAGCTGACTCCAGGTAGGAGGGAGGATCAGCTCCTCGGTTGTGGGCACATTAGGCCGAAACGGCTGCCGGCCACGTCTGCGGGCCCTGGGCAGGGTGGTGCGCGGGCCGGTGGGACACCTGCtgtcctctgtgtttcaggagcTGTCCCGCCCGGAGCTGGCCTGGGGGCAAGGAGCCAGGGCCGCCCCCGCCCCGGGATGACCACAGCCGTCCAGGCTGACCCTTACAGCGTCGTGTCCTCGGAGGAGGCCGGGCGGCACCTGGTCGCCATGTCGGGCGCCAACGGCTTCGGCAACGGCAAGGTGCACACGCGGCGGAGGTGCCGCAACCGCTTCGTCAAGAAGAACGGCCAGTGCAACATCGAGTTCGCCAACATGGACGAGAAGTCGCAGCGCTACCTGGCGGACATGTTCACCACCTGCGTGGACATCCGCTGGCGCTACATGCTGCTCCTCTTCTCGCTGGCCTTCCTCGCCTCCTGGCTGCTGTTCGGCGTCATCTTCTGGGTCATCGCGGTGGCCCACGGGGACCTGGAGCCGGCCCGGGACCGCGGCCGCACGCCCTGCGTGCTGCAGGTCCACGGCTTCATGGCGGCCTTCCTCTTCTCCATCGAGACGCAGACCACCATCGGCTACGGGCTGCGCTGTGTGACCGAGGAGTGCCCGGTGGCGGTCTTCATGGTGGTGGCGCAGTCCATCGTGGGCTGCATCATCGACTCCTTCATGATCGGCGCCATCATGGCCAAGATGGCCCGGCCCAAGAAGCGGGCGCAGACCCTGCTGTTCAGCCACCACGCCGTGGTCGCCCTGCGGGACGGCAAGCTGTGCCTCATGTGGCGCGTGGGCAACCTGCGGAAGAGCCACATCGTGGAGGCCCACGTGCGGGCCCAGCTCATCAAGCCCAGGGTCACGGAGGAGGGGGAGTACATCCCGCTGGACCAGATCGACATCGACGTGGGCTTCGACAAGGGCCTGGACCGCATCTTCCTGGTGTCGCCCATCACCATCCTGCACGAGATCGACGAGGCCAGTCCGCTGTTCGGCATCAGCCGGCAGGACCTGGAGACGGACGACTTCGAGATCGTGGTCATCCTGGAGGGGATGGTGGAGGCCACGGCCATGACCACCCAAGCCCGGAGCTCCTACCTGGCCAACGAGATCCTGTGGGGCCACCGCTTCGAGCCGGTCCTCTTTGAGGAGAAGAACCAGTACAAGATCGACTACGCCCACTTCCACAAGACCTACGAGGTGCCCTCCACTCCCCGCTGCAGCGCCAAGGACCTGGTGGAGAACAAGTTCCTGCTGCCCAGCGCCAACTCCTTCTGCTACGAGAACGAGCTGGCTTTCCTGAGTCgcgacgaggaggaggaggaggaggaggacgaccCGGGTGGCCGCAGCCCTCCGGCGAGGCGCGACTTTGACCGGCACCTGGCTGGCGGCGGGGGCGCCCTCGAGCAGCGGTCCTACAGACGGGAGTCGGAAATCTGAGCTGCCGTGGGCTGAGGTGCAACGTCCTCCCAGCGGGGCCAGGCCTGCCTCCCGGGAGGGCCCGGGGTCGGAGCCGAACGGGCCGGCCGGGCGCCCTGGCTGCAGACTCAGTAGCGTTTTAGCTGTTTAATGTTTCCTCACCGTGGCCTTGGGAGGTTGGGCAGgagactggggggctgcagccggCGGTCACTG
This region includes:
- the LOC136387032 gene encoding ATP-sensitive inward rectifier potassium channel 12, producing the protein MTTAVQADPYSVVSSEEAGRHLVAMSGANGFGNGKVHTRRRCRNRFVKKNGQCNIEFANMDEKSQRYLADMFTTCVDIRWRYMLLLFSLAFLASWLLFGVIFWVIAVAHGDLEPARDRGRTPCVLQVHGFMAAFLFSIETQTTIGYGLRCVTEECPVAVFMVVAQSIVGCIIDSFMIGAIMAKMARPKKRAQTLLFSHHAVVALRDGKLCLMWRVGNLRKSHIVEAHVRAQLIKPRVTEEGEYIPLDQIDIDVGFDKGLDRIFLVSPITILHEIDEASPLFGISRQDLETDDFEIVVILEGMVEATAMTTQARSSYLANEILWGHRFEPVLFEEKNQYKIDYAHFHKTYEVPSTPRCSAKDLVENKFLLPSANSFCYENELAFLSRDEEEEEEEDDPGGRSPPARRDFDRHLAGGGGALEQRSYRRESEI